One part of the Eucalyptus grandis isolate ANBG69807.140 chromosome 10, ASM1654582v1, whole genome shotgun sequence genome encodes these proteins:
- the LOC104422104 gene encoding 30S ribosomal protein 3, chloroplastic produces MLTMAVEPKVSAALVQRPPFLCSDVVSKPSRASFFAARKTGRCAGLKVGRCGSRGIRISAVSAAAEAVAAEETPAADSSPEVVQDKEKLGVVVKPMDKPRLVLKFIWMEKNIGIALDQMIPGHGTIPLSSYYFWPRKDAWEELKVLLESKPWISQKQMIILLNQATDIINLWQQSGGDLS; encoded by the exons ATGCTGACCATGGCCGTAGAACCCAAGGTCAGCGCCGCTCTCGTGCAGCGCCCGCCGTTCCTCTGCTCGGACGTTGTCTCGAAGCCGTCCAGAGCTTCGTTCTTCGCCGCGAGGAAGACCGGGCGTTGTGCTGGACTCAAAGTGGGTCGTTGCGGGTCGAGAGGAATCAGAATCTCGGCGGTATCCGCGGCCGCCGAAGCGGTCGCCGCGGAGGAGACGCCGGCGGCGGACTCTTCCCCGGAAGTCGTGCAGGACAAGGAG AAGCTTGGAGTGGTTGTAAAGCCAATGGATAAACCCAGACTTGTCTTGAAGTTTATTTGGATGGAGAAGAACATTGGGATTGCACTAGATCAAATGATACCTGGTCACGGCACAATTCCGTTGAGTTCCTACTACTTTTGGCCAAGGAAAGATGCGTGGGAGGAGCTTAAGGTCTTACTCGAAAGCAAACCATGGATTTCACAGAAGCAGATGATTATTCTTCTTAATCAGGCTACTGATATCATTAATTTGTGGCAACAGAGTGGTGGTGATTTATCGTAA